The DNA sequence ATGAGGATTTTGGAGGGCTTGTGCCCAATATTACCTATACAAAGACCGATCATGGAGCTTCATTCAAGGCGAGGATAGTTAAGGTTCATGAGGATGGCACATTCACGCCGCTGACGAATTTTTATGCTCCTGGAAAGGAAAAGATTAAACTTTTGAAGTAAGTTGCTACCGGCTGAAGCTGATAGCTTTAGGCACAAAGGCACATAGTTGCAAAGGCACAAAGTAAAATTTCTTTTTTTTCTTTGTGCCTCTGTGCTTTATCACTTTGTGTTACTGTCACACGTACAAAATTAAGACAAAGTTTTTGCTTTACAATTGGACAATAAGGGGCTCAAAACTATGAGGGCGTTGCGTGGTCAGCCCAGTATATTCAGTCCGGAAAAGACGGGCAAAGTGCAGGCTGAGCTGGAAGTAAAGAATCTTTCCCTGAACTTTGGCGGCCTTAAGGCTCTCAGTGAGATTGATATCTCTGTGCATACGGGAGAGCTGGTAGCAATCATTGGGCCGAATGGTGCCGGCAAGACGAGTCTGCTGAATTGTATTACAGGGTTTTACAGGGCTCAGAAAGGCCGGATTCTGTTTAACGGGAGAGATATTACCAATCTGTCAACCCATGAGCTGACAGGAATTGGGATTGGAAGGACATTTCAGAATATTGAGCTTTTTCCGGGAATGACTGTTCTGTCCAATATGCTCCTGGCTCGTCATATTCACTGTAACTACAGCCTTGGCCTCGCAGGCATCTTTTCGCCGTCGGTTCGCAGAGAAGAGGTCCACCACCACCGGATTTTGGAAGAACTTATAGATTTTCTGGAAATACAGGCCATACGTAAAGAACTGGTCGGGTCCCTCCCTTATGGATTGCGTAAGAGGGTTGAACTTGGTCGCGCACTGGCACTGGAACCAAAACTCCTGGTGCTTGATGAGCCGTTTGCCGGGATGAATCTTGAAGAAAAGGAGGACATGGTCAGATTCCTTCTTGAGTTAAATGAAGCATGGGGACAGACCATGATTTTAGTGGAACATGATATGTCCATTGTGATGAGCATCTCCAAGCGTGTTGTTGTCTTAAATTTTGGAGAAAAACTGACAGAGGGTTCCCCTGATATTGTCCAGAATCACCCAGAAGTTATCAAGGCATATCTTGGTGATACGGAAACGATTTAGAGTGTGGATTTAGTTGAATGGGAAGACATACTAAAATAGAGCAATTAGACGAGGAGACTCTCGCGTCCCATGCCCAGCATACACTGCCCCAGATACTCTTCGCACAGGCGAAGCGCTTCAGGCAGGAGAGAGTTGCCATTCGCGAGAAGGCGTATGGTATATGGCAGACATATAGCTGGGAAGATTACTCACGGTATGCTAAACATACCGGCCTCGGTTTTTTAGCTCTCGGTTTCAAGAGGGGTGAGAATATTGCAATTATAATGGATAATCACCCTGAATGGCTGTTCAGTGAAATTGGTGGACAGGCAGTAGGTGCCATAACTCTCAATCTTTTTACTTCAGCGGTAACAAATGAATTGAGTTCCGTACTGAACCGGATTCAGGCGGTTTATGTTGTTGCCCAGGACCAGGAGCAGGTGGACAAACTGCTGGATGCACGTGATAAACTTACACATATCCGTAGAGTTGTCTACATAGACCCGACGGGGATGAGAAACTACCGCAATAATCCGTGGCTGATCAGTTTTCGAGATTTCTTGGAGCTCGGCAGAGAAATGGACAATGAACAGCCTGAGCTTTTTGAACAGGAGTTATGGAAGGGCAGGGCAAATGATGTTGCATTGATGATTATGACTTCCGGTACAACGGGCATATCAAAA is a window from the Syntrophales bacterium genome containing:
- a CDS encoding ABC transporter ATP-binding protein produces the protein MRALRGQPSIFSPEKTGKVQAELEVKNLSLNFGGLKALSEIDISVHTGELVAIIGPNGAGKTSLLNCITGFYRAQKGRILFNGRDITNLSTHELTGIGIGRTFQNIELFPGMTVLSNMLLARHIHCNYSLGLAGIFSPSVRREEVHHHRILEELIDFLEIQAIRKELVGSLPYGLRKRVELGRALALEPKLLVLDEPFAGMNLEEKEDMVRFLLELNEAWGQTMILVEHDMSIVMSISKRVVVLNFGEKLTEGSPDIVQNHPEVIKAYLGDTETI